One Corynebacterium appendicis CIP 107643 DNA window includes the following coding sequences:
- a CDS encoding DUF3499 domain-containing protein, with protein sequence MSTFRRCSRPGCGRPAIATLVYAYSEKTAIIGPLAPSTDPHAWDLCQRHSEHITAPVGWEMVRIDNIELSDEEEITALAQAVSEAGRVTTGLVDTTQDPIEFDTERDFTNPDTSNHPVYRTKRVGERLAEHKAARRAHLTVVPDPDADAAGEAGSSQGSADSGN encoded by the coding sequence GTGAGTACCTTCCGCCGTTGCAGTCGCCCCGGGTGTGGTCGCCCCGCCATCGCCACGCTCGTGTACGCGTACTCCGAAAAGACCGCCATTATCGGCCCGCTCGCCCCGTCGACAGACCCGCACGCGTGGGACCTGTGCCAGCGCCACTCCGAGCACATCACCGCCCCCGTGGGCTGGGAGATGGTGCGCATCGACAATATCGAGCTCTCCGACGAAGAGGAGATCACCGCCCTCGCCCAGGCCGTCAGCGAGGCCGGGCGCGTGACCACTGGCCTGGTGGACACCACGCAGGACCCGATCGAATTCGACACCGAGCGCGATTTCACCAACCCGGACACGTCCAACCACCCCGTTTACCGCACGAAGCGTGTCGGCGAGCGCCTCGCCGAGCACAAGGCCGCGCGCCGCGCGCACTTGACCGTCGTGCCCGACCCGGATGCGGACGCGGCCGGGGAAGCGGGTTCGAGCCAGGGATCTGCTGACTCCGGTAATTAG
- a CDS encoding metallopeptidase family protein: protein MPVSVPRYRSRSMDFDQAVLEAYAPLQNRYFDYLTGVDLAVDTIPRMRLRSDMIMPDEVVADGPVPLGRVLQAGVDRAGNPTRARIVVFRMPIEQRCTNATERSELLTMVLTALVAHYLNLDPRDIDPSFQY from the coding sequence ATGCCGGTCTCCGTCCCGCGCTACCGCTCCCGCTCCATGGACTTCGACCAGGCGGTCCTGGAGGCCTACGCGCCGCTGCAGAACCGCTATTTCGACTACCTGACCGGCGTGGACCTGGCCGTGGACACGATTCCGCGCATGCGGCTGCGCTCCGACATGATCATGCCGGACGAGGTTGTCGCCGACGGCCCCGTCCCCCTGGGCCGCGTGCTGCAGGCCGGCGTGGACCGCGCGGGAAACCCGACGCGCGCACGCATCGTGGTCTTCCGCATGCCGATCGAGCAGCGCTGCACAAATGCGACAGAGCGGTCAGAACTACTCACGATGGTTCTGACCGCTCTAGTCGCGCACTATTTGAATCTGGATCCGCGGGATATCGACCCGAGTTTCCAGTACTGA